The following proteins come from a genomic window of Proteiniphilum propionicum:
- a CDS encoding C10 family peptidase translates to MKTNLSTIGLAFLFAILLQSSFTSCSEMDNLLYTDDMERDISIGDSDKKITNLSNQDETLYKVTLDDAKNLLKVLQYNERSKIEAFEVNRDTLLYIVNHNKGWTIIAGDKRINPIIAESDEGMPLKSSTNENLMTWIDSYADALRVFQSGDTLSIKTNNKVTENEYTKLWSKISPNKPKVDLETTKSVTYKWAVVSYTYFDRETSNIVIPPLISTKWGQGFPWNSKLPIDTSNGNSQCPTGCTAVSVAQIIYYMHNFLGKPTGLYHNISISSTSISGETSNIGFSRSNFVSSSTRWNDMALRRNSSGNTTYVGDLMLDIGNRLNMKYSGNGSGASISNSGLSNYNLTCTESDYNYQKIKNNLQNSKPVNITAYRKDASGQKFGHSWIIDGLATKTRYYITRKHFEYTENWMHESEYYDTFDQLRAKYNINSEYDVIYEEQSSTGEYLLMNWGYDGDNDNGLFSSYPDATWTYLDREYKYDKKIHYDFR, encoded by the coding sequence ATGAAAACAAACCTATCAACAATCGGACTTGCTTTCTTGTTTGCAATTTTATTACAGAGCTCCTTTACAAGTTGTAGTGAGATGGATAATCTGCTATATACTGATGATATGGAAAGAGATATATCTATTGGCGATTCGGATAAGAAAATAACAAATCTGTCCAATCAAGATGAAACTCTGTATAAAGTAACCTTGGACGACGCAAAGAATCTTTTAAAGGTACTTCAATATAATGAGCGTTCAAAAATTGAAGCGTTCGAGGTAAATAGAGACACACTCCTGTATATAGTCAATCACAACAAAGGATGGACTATTATTGCAGGTGACAAAAGAATAAATCCAATCATTGCAGAATCTGATGAAGGAATGCCTTTAAAATCCTCTACCAATGAAAATTTAATGACATGGATAGACAGCTACGCTGATGCACTCAGAGTTTTCCAATCGGGTGATACTCTATCTATTAAAACAAACAATAAGGTCACAGAAAACGAATACACGAAATTGTGGTCCAAAATCTCTCCGAATAAGCCAAAAGTTGACTTGGAAACGACAAAATCGGTTACATACAAATGGGCTGTTGTGTCTTATACTTACTTTGATCGTGAGACTTCTAACATAGTGATACCTCCTTTGATATCCACAAAATGGGGGCAAGGATTTCCATGGAACAGCAAACTTCCGATAGATACCAGCAATGGCAACTCACAGTGTCCAACCGGGTGTACCGCTGTATCTGTAGCACAAATTATTTACTATATGCATAACTTTCTTGGTAAACCGACGGGATTGTATCATAATATATCTATATCGTCTACATCCATATCAGGAGAAACATCAAATATTGGTTTTTCGCGGTCGAATTTTGTATCCAGTTCCACCCGGTGGAATGATATGGCTTTACGTCGTAACAGTTCTGGTAATACAACTTATGTTGGAGATTTGATGTTGGATATAGGCAATAGGCTAAATATGAAATATTCTGGAAATGGAAGTGGTGCCAGTATCTCCAATTCTGGCCTTTCCAACTACAATCTTACATGCACGGAGTCAGACTACAATTACCAAAAAATAAAAAATAACTTACAGAATTCCAAGCCGGTAAACATAACGGCTTACCGTAAGGATGCTTCTGGTCAAAAATTTGGGCATTCATGGATAATTGATGGACTTGCGACCAAGACACGTTATTATATAACAAGAAAACATTTTGAATACACTGAAAACTGGATGCACGAATCAGAGTATTATGATACTTTTGACCAGTTGAGGGCAAAATATAATATTAACAGTGAATATGATGTTATTTACGAAGAACAAAGTAGTACGGGAGAATACCTGCTTATGAATTGGGGATATGATGGAGATAACGACAATGGCCTTTTCAGCAGTTATCCGGACGCAACATGGACATATTTGGATAGAGAATATAAATACGATAAGAAAATTCATTATGACTTCAGGTAG
- a CDS encoding C10 family peptidase translates to MRNLYKLFVVFFIAQFIACSNDIINEISVDPEDGTVVNMFKVSEDEAKETLMSFLDQFDSNSTNGVRSTSQRTIKDIQAYKVTPSLRSSSDYDYEIPDDVETLFYLINFNDDQGFGIVSGDKRTTPVLAIIDEGGLSLDTLSRVKNDGFLMFLDQAMEMQMQEMEMFEDNGGGGGGGSSGSSTTVVLDLPVRLRTKWSQGAPYNKFAPNGVAGCVMIAAAQALGHFQTVGSVQWQHNNSYGSSVINWSQIITNSEENLGGYGRLHETSQNHLQSAIQVSHLTRFLGVVLDADYKSDGKTGGDTGDAVKYLKNWCSLSSSTSLKDYNVLAVSNALIQNPNCLIMARSHANRTNRFLGLIYTYEDGHAWIIDGVRRIRYNSSGAITDYVHCNWGWGGRCDGYFVSGSFNTQVRPNFLGPNDQSTTPSEYNFRYNKEYAILAR, encoded by the coding sequence ATGAGAAATTTATACAAGTTATTCGTTGTTTTTTTCATTGCTCAATTTATCGCATGTAGCAATGATATTATTAATGAAATAAGTGTCGATCCGGAAGACGGCACTGTCGTAAACATGTTCAAAGTTTCAGAAGATGAAGCTAAGGAAACGTTGATGTCCTTTTTAGATCAATTTGATTCTAATTCTACAAACGGGGTGCGAAGCACATCCCAAAGGACAATCAAGGATATTCAAGCCTACAAAGTCACTCCATCCTTAAGATCTTCTTCAGATTATGACTATGAAATACCTGATGATGTGGAGACACTATTCTACCTGATTAATTTTAATGATGATCAAGGATTCGGGATTGTGTCCGGCGATAAGCGGACTACGCCTGTCCTTGCTATTATCGATGAAGGGGGGTTGTCTTTAGATACTCTCTCGAGAGTTAAGAATGATGGATTTCTAATGTTTTTGGATCAAGCAATGGAGATGCAAATGCAAGAAATGGAAATGTTTGAAGACAATGGCGGCGGTGGTGGCGGCGGTTCATCCGGCTCTTCTACAACTGTCGTTTTAGATCTTCCTGTTAGATTGAGGACAAAATGGAGCCAAGGTGCACCTTATAATAAGTTTGCTCCTAATGGCGTTGCCGGATGTGTAATGATAGCTGCTGCACAGGCATTAGGTCATTTTCAAACAGTAGGGTCTGTGCAATGGCAACACAATAATTCATACGGATCAAGTGTAATAAATTGGAGTCAAATTATTACGAACAGTGAGGAAAATCTTGGTGGTTATGGAAGGCTTCATGAAACATCACAAAACCATCTTCAATCTGCAATCCAGGTTTCTCATTTGACGCGCTTTTTAGGTGTAGTCTTAGATGCTGACTATAAGAGTGACGGGAAAACAGGTGGGGATACGGGAGATGCTGTAAAATATTTAAAAAATTGGTGTAGTCTTTCATCATCAACATCTTTAAAAGACTATAATGTTCTTGCGGTTAGCAATGCACTCATTCAAAACCCAAATTGTCTTATTATGGCAAGAAGCCATGCCAATAGGACGAATAGATTCTTAGGTTTGATATATACATACGAAGACGGGCATGCCTGGATCATTGACGGAGTAAGAAGAATACGGTATAATAGTAGTGGTGCTATTACCGACTACGTGCATTGTAACTGGGGGTGGGGTGGTAGATGTGACGGATATTTTGTAAGCGGGAGCTTTAACACACAAGTACGCCCTAATTTTTTAGGCCCTAACGATCAAAGTACGACACCTTCAGAATATAATTTTAGATATAATAAGGAGTATGCTATCCTTGCCAGATAA
- a CDS encoding M12 family metallopeptidase → MKTLFRTWVVTLLVFAGILYSCSDEDYQSLDDLSATGEVEYKDALDFIATLSPQQQENLEKTGDIFLPEQRKDSWNDIIAEDVPTRWGVFDNPFKPQTRAAGIWGSYPAQYWTMIRLKTAVLSSRVRDAINAAVDEIETETNVRFYNSQNDPKYYEPGHIEFPNVFIGYSNGNNEGSGSFGLVGGEQKIFVPRDFDNPSLYTDEEVIAFLMHAFCNAAGMFNEQMRKDRDSYVSINLNNVKDGCKIQFTKQDKNYTMLGNFDYNSITLASSKAYSKNGLNTITKTGGGLIAKNYHLSQIDKNFLNNFYAPYIARTDLWTELDTKVYYNGRILTEAERLDLQRQMNQQRGLYGEPPSGFRIERQPW, encoded by the coding sequence ATGAAAACATTATTTAGAACATGGGTTGTAACCCTTTTAGTATTCGCAGGTATATTGTATTCCTGTTCGGATGAAGATTATCAGTCTTTGGATGATCTCTCCGCAACTGGTGAAGTTGAGTATAAAGATGCTCTCGATTTTATCGCGACGCTATCACCTCAACAGCAAGAGAATCTCGAAAAAACTGGAGATATTTTTCTTCCAGAGCAACGAAAGGATTCTTGGAACGATATTATAGCTGAAGATGTCCCAACCCGTTGGGGCGTTTTCGATAATCCATTCAAGCCGCAGACTAGAGCTGCCGGGATTTGGGGGTCGTATCCGGCGCAGTATTGGACAATGATCAGGTTGAAGACTGCAGTCCTTAGCTCACGAGTGAGGGATGCTATTAATGCTGCAGTAGATGAAATTGAAACCGAAACTAATGTGAGGTTCTACAATTCACAAAATGACCCGAAATATTATGAACCAGGCCATATTGAATTTCCAAACGTTTTTATTGGATATTCAAACGGTAATAACGAGGGTAGTGGCAGTTTTGGTTTAGTCGGTGGTGAACAGAAGATTTTTGTTCCGCGTGACTTTGATAATCCGAGTCTATATACGGATGAAGAAGTTATTGCTTTTTTGATGCATGCTTTTTGTAATGCTGCCGGTATGTTCAATGAACAAATGAGAAAAGATAGGGACAGTTATGTTAGTATTAACTTGAACAATGTGAAGGACGGTTGCAAAATTCAATTCACTAAACAAGACAAAAACTATACGATGTTGGGGAATTTTGACTATAACTCTATAACATTGGCATCTTCCAAAGCATACAGTAAGAATGGACTTAATACAATAACTAAAACAGGGGGAGGTCTAATAGCCAAAAATTATCATCTTTCGCAGATCGATAAAAACTTCCTGAATAATTTTTATGCGCCTTATATAGCACGAACTGATCTTTGGACTGAATTGGACACCAAAGTTTATTATAACGGTAGAATTCTTACAGAAGCAGAAAGATTGGATTTGCAAAGACAAATGAATCAACAAAGAGGTTTATATGGTGAACCTCCATCGGGTTTTCGCATAGAACGTCAACCGTGGTAG